The sequence ACCCTCAGGGCCCAGTGCACCTCGAGGTCAGACGGGGAGCCCGAGAGAGCCGGCTTTGCCCGGGCTGCTGGACCGGGTGGCCCTTCCACCCCCGCCCGGCTAGGCTGGCCTGCAGCACTCTGCGGGCGGGGTCCCAGTTGGGGACAAGGAGTCCAGACCTGGGAGGATGGAGGAAGGTCCTTCCACCCCTCACGCTCCTGTGCGGGTGCCTTTATCTCTGCCGTGGGACCCCCTCTCGGCCCCCGCGGCCCCTCTTAGCGCTCCTGATGCCCTGCTGGTTGCCAGGCACCCTGGGCGTGTCCAGTTATTCCAGTCATAAAAGGACTCGGGCCAAAGTGCAGCCTGAAGCTCCTCGGCCCAAGTCAGCATCACTGGTGGGGATGGGCGGTACTGAGCGGGTctcgggaggggctggggaggtgtCCAGGGCTGCCCTCTGGCTCCCCGCGGGCTCTTCCAGCACCCTCTAGTCTCACTGGGGCGGGGCTCACCAGTCCAGGGTGCCCCACTCAGCTCCCAACCCCTCGGCTACGGCCAGTCCCCCAGAGTCCTGCGGCCCCCTGCCCTGCACCACAGCCGGGCCCAGCTGGGCCTTGGGGCCCCTGGGAGTGGACATCGCTGTGAACCCTGTCCCCCATGCTCTGCATCTTGGGGTACAGACCCTGCTTGTGCTGGGGGCTTGGGGTCACAGCCCCGCCCAGGCCTGAGCTCAGGGACTCAGGCCTCTGAGTCCCAGGTTCCTCCTGGGATGTCCCTCATACCTGGGCGTCATACCTGGGACCCCAGGAGCCCCCGACCCTGGTCCAGAGCTGGCCTGCGAGCCAGCCTCAGGGGTGGGACTGTCACAGGCCTTGAGCCCCTGCAGCAGGCTGCTGGCTGAAAGCCCCCTCTCCCTGCAGACTCGGAGTCCAGTAGCCCCTCTCTAGTGggggccctcccctcccccatcccaggccaCACTAGAGGAGTCAGCCCTGTTTGAGGGGGATCCAGCTCCCAGAATCACACACACTTGGGGGCCTACACACCCTCGCTGGACCTCAAAATCTCCACCTCTCCAGGGCGCCCCGGTCTGGGAATTTGGGAGGATGGGCCCTGTTGCCCACGGGTGTGTATGGACGGTCCTGGATCCAGCCTCACTCAGGGCAGATGTTCCTGAGGGTCACGGGGTTCCGTGCGGCAGGGGAGGGGCACCGTGCTCCCAGCTGTGTCTCCTCCCCCAGCACGGGGACGAggggcccccaccccctccccaacctcCCCCAGCAGATGACTATGGTCTGGGGAGGTCTGCCAGAGACCATCTCAGGATGGGCTGAGCtcctggggtggggcgggggggccgTGATGAGGAGACAGGACCCGACATGCAGTGCTCTGTGGGCTCAGGGCCCCAGGGTGGAGGCCCCAGCGTGTTCATCACCTGGCAGCCCCAGCAGGCTCGGTCTGGCCAGCCTGCAGCTCCAGCCACATCCGCCTGGCCCGGGACCTCagccagcacgccaggctctggTGACTCCAGACGCTGCTCCTGCCAGGGCCCCGGCCGCCTCACCAGCTCAGCATCCTCACTTGGGCGGAGCGGCCacaggaggggaggctggggagggcccAGAGAGGAGGCGGTGGGTGGTGGGGCCACAGAGGCCAGACAGAAGGTCCCAGAATGGCCGGAGGACACGTGGCAGGAAAGGAACAGGCTCGGAGCGGACCGGAGGGCGGGCAGCCTGGTGGCTCCTACTGCTGGGCGGACGGAGGCCTCCAGTGGAGAAAGCTCGGCCAGTCCACACATGCCTGCCCGCAGGGATGGGGCCGGCCTGCTCACTGCAGGTCCCCGCCAGGCCCAGCTTCAACATGTGGAAGTGGGAGGTGATACCCCAGGGGTCTGGGGCTCCCCGGGCTCAGGCACGCATGCTCCTCCCAGCCCACTCAAGACAGACCCGGGGATGCCTCAAGCCCCAGAAAATCGACCCACCAGGGCTGGCAGTGTGTTCACCCAGGCagaggcctggcctggcctggcccggCCACCCACCTACTCCATGTCGTTGGTCCGGTGGCCTCTGCTCCCCTGAGCACCCTGGAATTCAGCATACTCCACTCCTCCCCCGGAGCTTCCCCAGCGTCCAGCCCAGCACCCAGTAGGTGCTTTGTAATTCTCTCACAGCACGGGGCCTGGCATAGCCTTTATAAGGGGAAAGGGAACCCAACCAGGGGGCCAAGCTCCTTAGCGGGTGGAGGTGCCCCGCCCCAACCCCGCCCACCGCGCGCAGGGAACGCGGGTCTGCTCCGGAATCTCTTGCTGGGACCCCTCGGTTGGGGTCCGCATCTAGCAGGGCTGGTGGGTCTGTCTTGCTCCTGCCGGGGCTGCGCTCAGCTCAGCGTGTGCACGCGGGCGGCTCTCAATCACAGCCGGCCCCAATCCTGGGCGGGGGGCTCTGGAGGGTGGGTCCTGGGAGCTGACGTGGCGCCGAGCCATCAGAGCTCGGCGTCCGGCTTGACCAGGTGGCCGCTGAAGGTGATGTAGAGGTCGCCGCTCTCGCCGAAGATGGCGTTGTCGCGGTCGCGCTGGAACATGCGCACCCAGACGGCGTCGCCCGCGGCCAGAGGCAGCAGCAGGCTCTGCGCCTGCATCACGCTGCGCTCGCTGGGCTGCGCGTACAGCACGGCGGCCGCGCGCGTGTTGTGCATGATGTGCAGGTAGGTCTCCTTGTAGTTCCAGGTGTGCACGTTGAGGCTCAGGAAGTAGACGCCGGGTGCGGTGCAGAGGAAGCGGCCGGAGGCCAGGTCGAAGGCGCCGTCCAGGTTGACCAGCTCCGTGTCGAAGGTCACCGCCTGGAGGGCGTCGGCGCTGTGCAGCCCCTCGCGCCGGCCCACCGAGAAGGCCGCGTAGGCGCGCGGGCACTGCACGCCCGGCAGCCCCGCCTGCCCCTTCTGGCCCTTGCGCCCCCGGAGGCCccgggagcctggcgggccctcTTTCCCGCTCCTGCCAGAGCGACCTCTGACCCCTGCCTCGCCCTTCTCACCtgccggggaggggcgggggatgAGCAGAAGCCCCTGGTCAAGGCTCCCAGGGTCAGATTCTCTGGCCACGCAGCCCTGCAAGTGACCTCGCCTCtgtgggcctcagtctcctctctcAGAGGGGCGCTAACCCACCCTCCAAGGggcaaagagaaagaagccacACCCTGAGGGCCTGGCTGTTCTGGGGTCTGTGCTGACGGTCATGTGAGGCCAGCGGGGTCAGGCAGCCGCCAGAGGAAGGGTCTGAACTGGTCTTTGAAGGAGGAGAGCGCTGGGGTTCAAGCTCAGTGCAGCCGGCAGTCCAGCCCCCAGGGTGTGGCCCTCCCAGAACCCTGCCTCTCTCACCCCCAGAGGGGACCCaggccccttcccctcccctaggGGCAGGGCTGAGGCCCTCTATCCACAGGCCCTTCCCTGGGACACCCTCTGCCCACCCGGGGGGGTGGCTGTGGGGAGCGGGGAGCAGGCACCCGTCCATTGTCTCCTCGGGGCCCCCCGCCTTCCAGAGCCCGCCCTGggccctgtcccctcccctcagCACAGGTGTCCCTGTagggctgagggtgggggaggccaCCCCTCTGGGGACACTCACCTTTCAGGATCGAGATGTCGATGGTGGGCCGCAGGCGGGGCAGCCCCACCCACGCGTCCCCGTCACTCACGTGGGCACCCGggccgggggcggcggggggccAGGTTGGACGGCAGCACTGCACGCACGGCCGGCGAGGCAGCCCCAGGCCGCGCCAGGCCCCAGCGGGCAGCGCCAGGAGCAGCAGGAAGGCAGGGGCCACCATCCGGGCCA is a genomic window of Bubalus kerabau isolate K-KA32 ecotype Philippines breed swamp buffalo chromosome 23, PCC_UOA_SB_1v2, whole genome shotgun sequence containing:
- the C1QTNF8 gene encoding complement C1q tumor necrosis factor-related protein 8, with product MVAPAFLLLLALPAGAWRGLGLPRRPCVQCCRPTWPPAAPGPGAHVSDGDAWVGLPRLRPTIDISILKGEKGEAGVRGRSGRSGKEGPPGSRGLRGRKGQKGQAGLPGVQCPRAYAAFSVGRREGLHSADALQAVTFDTELVNLDGAFDLASGRFLCTAPGVYFLSLNVHTWNYKETYLHIMHNTRAAAVLYAQPSERSVMQAQSLLLPLAAGDAVWVRMFQRDRDNAIFGESGDLYITFSGHLVKPDAEL